The following coding sequences are from one Bacteroidales bacterium WCE2008 window:
- a CDS encoding capsular exopolysaccharide family, protein METYDIRNRNESALYEDGSLVIRELLAYFWRLRGWIVAAVIVSLTLAFFYLRTQTPAYERTTWIKLNGNEHNLSSELSLLPGMSDISGNKRLDNEVFILKSPSLMRQVVERLGLNTRYYSKEMYGLRCAEYYGNNPFAMSVATSSDKELKSVRLEFRHLAGGKFRVTGLSLNGEPVPGKKVDYAYGTPVTVGGLEFTLELRNPENMASGKKYLSTWNTPYATAGNFVKNLSISVQGKNAARTDIVLVSFTDSSPSRASDILDNLVVIFNQEARQYKAQTSLNIIDFIDSRLAEISGQLSDAEAGYKDYQSSRALVDNETQTSLAISNDMSYRDQLNDVRLQLQVLGMISDYMSETPEGSYRVLPANVGITDASLDAMIKNYNERVVGRERMVANSSESNPKVMAVNTELDISKRSIESSLSNLVGVYTLREKEIEKVLGRNRSHITAIPKQQLELQQFSRKMEVIEPLYLLLQQKREENQITMYGEADTFRVIEAAFGPDRPVAPNRRMIYLLALICGFLVCPFAERFRSFIRSKVETRHDVENVVDAPILAVLPNSVTKSYKLIPKGGYDSLSESFRMLRSTVQSIPDARVFQVTSSVLGEGKSFVAANLALSLAYVGMKVILVGMDLRKPALSKIFKYEADELKSLYGYLSGKNTDLDEIITPSGVSSHLDLLPAGMIPPNPNELLARGRHEELISQLRKRYDYIILDSTPYFPVADSSIVNKCVDATLFVVRCDYTSLKLLREIDVAAHDRINPIRNLNIVINDFNRRARKYRYGYGDGYGCKSGMEYGYGYGYGYGEKEARKRG, encoded by the coding sequence ATGGAAACATACGATATCCGAAACAGAAACGAATCCGCCCTGTATGAGGACGGCAGTCTGGTCATACGTGAACTGTTGGCGTATTTCTGGCGTCTGCGAGGCTGGATTGTCGCAGCCGTGATAGTCTCCCTGACTCTGGCCTTCTTTTATCTGAGGACCCAGACACCTGCCTATGAGCGCACGACCTGGATAAAGCTTAACGGGAATGAGCACAATCTGAGCTCGGAACTGTCTCTTCTGCCGGGCATGTCTGACATATCAGGCAACAAGAGACTGGACAATGAAGTGTTCATACTGAAGAGTCCTTCGCTGATGAGACAGGTCGTAGAGCGGCTGGGCCTCAATACCAGATATTACAGCAAGGAGATGTACGGCCTGAGATGTGCCGAATACTACGGAAACAATCCTTTCGCAATGTCCGTCGCCACCTCCTCAGACAAAGAACTCAAGAGCGTGCGTCTTGAGTTCAGGCATCTGGCCGGCGGAAAATTCCGTGTGACCGGTCTTTCCTTGAACGGGGAGCCCGTCCCTGGAAAGAAAGTCGATTACGCCTATGGCACCCCGGTGACCGTCGGGGGGCTTGAATTTACCCTGGAACTCCGGAATCCTGAAAATATGGCTTCCGGGAAAAAATATCTTTCAACCTGGAACACGCCTTACGCTACTGCCGGAAACTTCGTGAAAAACCTCAGCATCTCAGTCCAGGGAAAGAATGCAGCCCGTACCGACATAGTACTTGTCAGCTTTACTGACTCGTCTCCGTCCAGAGCGTCAGACATACTGGATAACCTTGTGGTCATCTTCAACCAGGAGGCGAGACAGTACAAGGCGCAGACATCCCTGAACATCATCGATTTCATTGACAGCCGTCTCGCGGAGATATCAGGCCAGCTGAGCGACGCCGAGGCGGGCTACAAGGATTACCAGTCGTCCCGGGCGCTCGTGGACAATGAAACCCAGACAAGCCTTGCGATATCGAACGACATGTCTTACAGGGACCAGCTGAACGATGTCCGTCTCCAGCTGCAGGTGCTGGGCATGATTTCCGATTACATGTCGGAGACTCCGGAGGGTTCATACAGAGTCCTTCCGGCCAATGTCGGAATCACGGATGCGAGCCTTGACGCCATGATAAAGAACTACAATGAAAGGGTAGTCGGCCGCGAGCGCATGGTCGCAAACTCTTCTGAATCGAACCCTAAGGTCATGGCCGTGAATACAGAGCTTGATATCAGCAAGAGAAGCATCGAATCATCGCTGTCGAATCTTGTCGGCGTCTATACTCTCCGGGAGAAGGAGATCGAGAAAGTGCTCGGCAGGAACAGGAGCCATATTACCGCCATCCCGAAGCAGCAGCTTGAGCTGCAGCAGTTCTCCAGGAAGATGGAAGTGATCGAGCCTCTGTACCTCCTGCTCCAGCAGAAGAGGGAAGAGAACCAGATTACCATGTATGGAGAAGCGGATACGTTCCGGGTGATAGAGGCTGCCTTCGGACCAGACCGGCCTGTCGCTCCAAACCGCAGGATGATCTATCTTCTCGCACTCATATGCGGTTTCCTTGTGTGTCCTTTCGCCGAGAGGTTCAGGTCTTTCATAAGGAGCAAGGTCGAGACCAGGCATGACGTGGAGAATGTCGTGGACGCCCCGATCCTGGCAGTGCTGCCAAATAGCGTGACCAAGAGCTACAAGCTTATTCCAAAAGGCGGATATGATTCGCTCAGCGAATCGTTCCGTATGCTGCGGTCCACCGTCCAGTCCATCCCGGACGCGAGGGTTTTTCAGGTCACTTCTTCCGTGCTGGGCGAGGGAAAGTCTTTCGTGGCTGCCAATCTGGCCTTGTCCCTGGCATATGTGGGCATGAAGGTGATTCTCGTAGGAATGGACCTTCGCAAGCCTGCCCTTTCGAAGATATTCAAGTATGAGGCTGATGAATTGAAATCGCTTTATGGGTATCTCAGCGGGAAGAATACGGATCTGGACGAGATCATAACCCCAAGCGGGGTAAGCAGCCATCTCGACTTGCTCCCTGCAGGCATGATCCCTCCTAATCCGAACGAGCTGCTGGCCCGGGGGCGGCATGAGGAACTTATCTCGCAGTTGAGGAAGCGGTACGACTATATTATCCTTGACAGCACTCCATATTTCCCTGTGGCTGATTCGTCAATCGTCAACAAGTGCGTAGATGCGACCCTGTTCGTGGTGCGTTGCGATTATACTTCGCTGAAACTGCTCCGGGAGATCGACGTCGCCGCCCATGACAGGATCAATCCGATAAGGAACCTGAACATAGTCATCAACGACTTCAACCGTCGTGCGCGAAAGTATCGCTACGGCTACGGAGATGGCTACGGCTGCAAATCCGGAATGGAATACGGCTACGGCTATGGTTACGGCTACGGAGAAAAGGAGGCCCGCAAGCGTGGCTGA
- a CDS encoding polysaccharide export outer membrane protein, producing MKIRCFYAWRAQKRAYWIQFLIEPCLTLKFHVVNNKQLILTHMRLITKPILLALCLAIAGCATPKKILYFQDIDDVTLEKLTTKYEAVIRKDDELKIIVSGPDKTVVAPYNLMLVDIASEYNLNYEPERLTMSYLVDSDGNIDFPVLGRIHVEGMTRIQLTDYLTREIGKDVKDPIVYVKFKNYKITVLGEVQKPGTYTCNSEKVSVLQALGYAGDLKMTARRNGIILIREVDGMPVHVKMDLRDSKIIDSPYYYLQQNDVLYVPPSSSRVMFSNSVPYLWGAIASSVTALIAVLRYLE from the coding sequence ATGAAAATCAGATGTTTTTATGCATGGAGAGCACAAAAACGTGCGTACTGGATACAATTTTTAATTGAGCCTTGCCTAACTTTGAAATTCCATGTGGTGAATAATAAGCAATTGATTTTGACACATATGAGACTAATCACTAAACCTATCTTACTTGCCCTCTGTCTGGCAATAGCCGGGTGCGCCACGCCCAAGAAGATCCTGTATTTCCAGGATATCGATGACGTTACCCTGGAAAAGCTCACCACTAAGTATGAGGCTGTCATAAGGAAAGACGATGAACTCAAGATCATCGTCAGCGGCCCTGACAAGACAGTCGTCGCTCCGTATAACCTCATGCTCGTCGACATCGCCTCCGAGTACAACCTCAACTATGAACCTGAACGGCTTACGATGTCATATCTTGTCGATTCGGACGGGAACATAGACTTTCCGGTGCTCGGCCGCATCCATGTCGAGGGGATGACACGTATCCAGCTGACTGACTATCTCACGCGCGAAATCGGGAAAGATGTCAAGGATCCTATTGTCTACGTGAAGTTCAAAAACTACAAGATAACCGTGCTCGGCGAAGTCCAGAAGCCGGGCACATACACATGCAACTCCGAGAAGGTCAGCGTACTGCAGGCCCTCGGATATGCGGGAGACCTTAAGATGACCGCCCGCAGGAACGGGATAATCCTTATAAGGGAAGTGGACGGGATGCCTGTCCATGTGAAGATGGATCTTCGCGACAGCAAGATCATTGATTCGCCGTATTACTATCTGCAGCAGAATGACGTGCTGTATGTCCCGCCAAGTTCGAGCCGTGTCATGTTCTCGAATTCGGTACCGTATCTCTGGGGCGCTATAGCCTCTTCCGTGACCGCCCTGATCGCTGTTTTACGATACTTAGAATAG
- a CDS encoding AraC-type DNA-binding protein has translation MRSHAICILILSLVLSGCKRIEPKVSTYQNLLSEIDVRAENSDSILSVIDNLNESKAISNQMADLLRAKVYDHNGRRRISEHYYQRAYEGWSDPPEDWDAYFASAYGLSALRLLKCDPEGAIQVLTVALDKETEIRNENPTLRSHFLSILAQCQGQLNRPEMMIKTELECYDLLLKNKHQSNADINLIINTNIIFDYYLSEGSFDNARLWMERWENEMKEYEAEGDPELFREYRGSLQMGKVLLLKKTGHEKEAAKLFESIPVDDLLFNFTIGQVADYLMSEERYGEAADWLELLDENVYKDDGAKMNLDNIAARLTPRFFATLKAGRSQEALEIGTQICEAIDSALIWEKTNKATELAIVYETAQKEQMWQEKQSQVKTLRFVIMFLILLLEVVAIALWLNSLARKQLREKNRDLYETIQKLSAKEEADIRTLQEVPEERLTHKQALFRKICTLMRESAPYTDCDLKREDLAKMLATNYNNVAEAIRECSSGQTLSEFLDGWRLKHAARMLAEQEEPIGLVAEMSGFQSRGHFNTLFREKYKMTPSEYRKAVHEDSPEIL, from the coding sequence ATGAGAAGCCACGCAATTTGTATTTTAATCCTCTCTCTGGTACTATCCGGTTGCAAAAGGATTGAACCCAAAGTATCGACATATCAGAACCTTCTGTCCGAAATCGACGTCCGGGCAGAAAACTCTGACAGTATCCTGTCCGTAATTGACAACCTCAACGAATCAAAAGCGATAAGCAACCAGATGGCCGACTTGCTCCGGGCCAAGGTCTATGACCATAATGGCCGGAGAAGAATCAGCGAGCATTACTATCAGCGCGCATATGAGGGATGGTCAGATCCTCCTGAAGATTGGGATGCCTATTTTGCTTCAGCATATGGGCTGTCCGCCCTGCGTCTGCTCAAATGTGATCCGGAGGGGGCGATCCAGGTCCTTACGGTCGCCTTGGACAAAGAGACGGAAATCAGGAATGAGAATCCGACGCTCCGCTCGCATTTCCTCTCCATACTGGCCCAGTGCCAGGGTCAGCTCAACCGGCCTGAGATGATGATAAAGACTGAGCTGGAATGCTATGACCTCCTGCTCAAGAACAAACATCAGTCTAATGCGGACATCAACCTGATCATCAATACGAACATAATATTCGACTACTATCTGAGCGAGGGCAGCTTTGACAATGCGCGTCTCTGGATGGAGCGCTGGGAGAACGAGATGAAGGAATATGAAGCCGAAGGAGATCCCGAACTGTTCAGAGAATACCGGGGCTCCCTCCAGATGGGCAAGGTGCTCCTGCTCAAAAAGACCGGCCATGAGAAAGAAGCCGCCAAACTGTTCGAGTCGATTCCGGTTGACGACCTGCTGTTCAATTTCACCATCGGGCAGGTCGCCGATTACCTGATGTCGGAGGAACGCTATGGCGAAGCCGCCGACTGGCTTGAGCTCCTGGATGAGAACGTCTATAAGGACGACGGGGCAAAGATGAACCTCGACAATATCGCAGCCCGTCTTACGCCACGGTTTTTCGCTACCCTTAAGGCCGGACGCTCGCAGGAGGCTCTTGAAATCGGGACCCAGATATGCGAGGCCATCGATTCAGCGCTGATATGGGAAAAGACCAATAAGGCGACGGAACTGGCAATCGTGTATGAGACTGCCCAGAAGGAACAGATGTGGCAGGAAAAACAGTCGCAGGTCAAGACTCTCAGATTCGTGATCATGTTCCTGATCCTCCTTCTGGAAGTCGTTGCGATAGCCCTGTGGCTGAACTCCCTGGCCAGAAAGCAGCTTCGCGAGAAGAACCGGGACCTTTATGAGACTATCCAGAAACTGTCAGCGAAAGAAGAAGCTGACATCAGGACTCTGCAGGAGGTGCCGGAAGAAAGGCTCACCCACAAGCAGGCGCTGTTCAGGAAAATCTGCACGCTGATGAGGGAGTCCGCCCCATATACGGACTGCGACCTGAAGCGCGAAGACCTTGCGAAAATGCTGGCGACCAATTACAACAATGTCGCCGAAGCGATAAGGGAATGTTCATCAGGACAGACGCTGAGCGAATTCCTGGACGGATGGAGGCTTAAGCATGCGGCCAGGATGCTGGCCGAACAGGAAGAGCCTATAGGTCTGGTAGCGGAAATGAGCGGTTTCCAGAGCAGAGGTCATTTCAACACTCTGTTCCGTGAAAAATATAAGATGACGCCAAGTGAATATAGAAAGGCTGTCCATGAGGACAGCCCGGAAATTCTATAG
- a CDS encoding Peroxiredoxin → MNNSSSLNRFFLTLLIAVSVVSCGNGKGFRIEGVSDGDGYAVLKYHTPDGETVADTVTIAGGKYVFSGEVPEPVEGEIHLFTPDPDYGTFFFLENARLMVADGKVSGGPNNDFMRDLDAVADKVDTTSADPQKEFRRLVNECIAAHPDVESAAFMYNILNGDTPFEEFEAGFDKFTDRVKKSFLAESLVAEYESRKVVRPGIDAPLFELKTAAGETISLESLRGNYLLVDFWASWCGPCRRSMPGLKEIYAKYHDKGLEILGVSIDSDAEAWKKAMAEDGTPWIHVIDETPSGSRSSRVATIYGVRYIPSLFLIDKDGKLIGKMDHDELESWLKSEL, encoded by the coding sequence ATGAATAATAGCAGCAGTTTAAACAGATTCTTCTTGACTCTGCTCATTGCCGTCAGCGTTGTCTCATGCGGCAATGGCAAAGGTTTCCGCATCGAGGGAGTAAGCGATGGGGACGGTTATGCAGTGTTGAAATACCACACTCCGGACGGTGAGACCGTAGCCGACACGGTTACTATTGCCGGGGGTAAGTATGTCTTCAGCGGCGAGGTCCCGGAGCCGGTAGAAGGTGAGATACACCTCTTTACTCCGGATCCTGACTACGGAACATTCTTCTTCCTGGAGAATGCCAGGCTCATGGTCGCCGACGGCAAGGTCAGCGGAGGCCCGAACAACGATTTCATGCGTGATCTGGATGCGGTTGCTGATAAGGTGGATACCACGTCGGCCGATCCGCAGAAGGAATTCAGAAGACTGGTGAACGAATGTATCGCGGCCCATCCGGATGTCGAATCCGCCGCTTTCATGTACAATATCCTTAACGGCGATACTCCTTTCGAGGAGTTCGAGGCAGGATTCGACAAATTTACCGACAGGGTCAAGAAAAGTTTCCTCGCAGAGTCTCTGGTGGCCGAGTATGAGTCCCGCAAGGTCGTGCGTCCTGGTATAGACGCTCCTCTTTTCGAGCTGAAGACCGCGGCAGGGGAGACAATCTCCCTCGAATCATTGCGTGGAAACTATCTTCTGGTCGATTTCTGGGCATCATGGTGCGGACCATGCCGCAGGAGCATGCCGGGCCTCAAGGAAATATATGCGAAATACCATGACAAGGGTCTCGAAATCCTTGGCGTCTCGATAGATTCTGACGCTGAGGCCTGGAAGAAGGCCATGGCGGAGGACGGAACTCCATGGATACATGTCATCGACGAGACTCCGTCAGGAAGCCGTTCCTCCCGTGTCGCGACTATCTATGGCGTACGCTACATCCCGTCTCTTTTCCTGATAGACAAGGATGGGAAGCTTATCGGCAAGATGGACCACGACGAACTCGAATCCTGGCTTAAATCTGAACTATAG
- a CDS encoding Starch-binding associating with outer membrane produces MKKIYIIIAFALMLASCEDFTELKPKGKNLLSTTDELELLLNVEYSNFYQFDMYQLTGDLICVTSNIPNLLSAPTPSRAALILTWADDKMDLMAGLTTSDSDYSQLYGYVGQIANPILSSLEFATGSDAKKAQLRAEALTLRAWCEFLLVNKYAAAYDPSTAESTPGIPYVLEDWDITVPPEQWSVARVYDQILKDCDDAIDLDALPETAVNQMRMNKACPVAVKALALIGMQRFDEAEAAAKQVLAVNDAVADYWSDAYTQQVMCFMIPTMFTPAVYRPQLACEEDLFHTHSVLNFMPLRAPECEAALEGGHSALVRMPTDGMRYNYMMNQGQMTQGVSGYTTIWDMDASSSWNMYGLKTTHQYLIIAECELRKGNIDEAMRYLDIIRSKRIDPSVYAPLEGTVTDKAEAVAHLKQTALGENVYSVYNFIGRKRWNKLDDMKETLTRTILGQTYTLEPDSPMWIFPFPSNAVDNNPNLHQNYKSNE; encoded by the coding sequence ATGAAAAAGATATATATAATCATAGCTTTCGCTCTGATGCTGGCGTCCTGCGAGGACTTCACCGAGCTTAAGCCGAAGGGAAAGAACCTGCTCTCGACCACCGACGAACTGGAACTTCTCCTCAATGTCGAGTATTCGAATTTCTATCAGTTCGATATGTATCAGCTGACGGGAGACCTTATCTGCGTCACGAGCAATATACCTAATCTTCTCTCCGCGCCTACTCCTTCCAGAGCAGCCCTCATACTTACCTGGGCTGATGACAAGATGGACCTGATGGCCGGCCTGACCACATCTGACAGCGACTATTCGCAGCTGTACGGATATGTCGGCCAGATAGCCAATCCGATTCTTTCTTCTCTGGAATTTGCCACGGGAAGCGATGCAAAGAAGGCCCAGCTCCGTGCGGAGGCCCTCACCCTGCGCGCATGGTGTGAGTTCCTGCTGGTCAACAAGTATGCGGCCGCATATGACCCGTCTACGGCGGAGAGCACTCCGGGAATCCCTTATGTGCTTGAAGACTGGGATATCACGGTCCCTCCTGAGCAGTGGTCTGTAGCCAGGGTATATGACCAGATCCTCAAGGACTGCGACGACGCAATAGATCTGGATGCACTTCCGGAAACGGCTGTCAACCAGATGCGCATGAACAAGGCCTGCCCTGTTGCCGTCAAGGCACTGGCGCTTATCGGAATGCAGCGTTTCGACGAAGCTGAAGCCGCGGCAAAACAGGTCCTGGCTGTCAATGATGCAGTGGCCGATTACTGGTCCGATGCCTATACCCAGCAAGTAATGTGCTTCATGATCCCGACTATGTTCACCCCGGCGGTCTATCGTCCTCAGCTCGCCTGCGAGGAAGACCTGTTCCATACCCATTCAGTGCTGAATTTCATGCCTCTGCGCGCTCCTGAGTGCGAGGCGGCTCTCGAAGGGGGACATTCCGCGCTGGTGCGCATGCCAACGGACGGGATGCGTTACAACTACATGATGAACCAGGGCCAGATGACCCAGGGAGTCAGCGGGTATACCACGATCTGGGACATGGACGCTTCCAGCAGCTGGAACATGTATGGACTCAAGACTACCCATCAGTATCTGATAATCGCCGAATGCGAGCTTCGCAAAGGTAATATCGACGAGGCCATGCGATACCTCGACATCATCCGCTCGAAGCGTATCGATCCGTCTGTATATGCTCCTCTCGAGGGGACGGTCACCGATAAGGCCGAGGCTGTCGCCCACCTAAAGCAGACCGCTCTCGGGGAGAATGTATATTCAGTATATAATTTCATCGGACGCAAGCGCTGGAATAAGCTGGACGATATGAAAGAAACTCTTACAAGGACCATACTCGGGCAGACATATACTCTTGAGCCGGATTCTCCTATGTGGATTTTCCCGTTCCCTTCCAATGCAGTCGACAACAATCCGAATCTTCATCAAAACTATAAATCAAATGAATAA
- a CDS encoding TonB-linked outer membrane protein, SusC/RagA family, with protein MSSKSFRDTLLKWVFLVVSLSAFPYLALAQNAGRNGAVTLKGTVSDQDGQPIPGATIQNLTEKSYTTSDSDGKYTLYVKDASSAVIEFSFIGMDTVTEELAGRQVLDVTMSDSQLFLNEAVVTGYQEIQLKKVTGAISSVSSKAIEERYSPSIVQNLEGRVAGLSTYGGKLTIRGVSSMYAEASPLLVVDGLPIEGDIDDLNPYDIESINVLKDAAAAAIYGARASNGIIVITTKNAREKGKVEVDFSYNLTLYQKYNLDYGANFYLDPAQQVKVERDYYDYYFFNNDGEVSDPIGSASQSINLFDTRVSPIEYAYYMQATGEWTPEQVDELCNRLSRNNFAKDYADAVYRRQLVQQYNLALRSRNDKSSNSIVLNYRGDNSGVINAFDRQISVDYKGSYDVAPWLTASLAVNGIYGRQREKGYNYTGSYSSPWSYPAYESLYNEDGSVRLLGTNLYRDTTEGGLYKELGVNLVDEYYNNVQNTSRQYMRYHGDLLFRIVKGLTANAQLVYETDHRTVDWYANQESNVARTIYNAYKEITPDGSVIYHTPETGGLRSATNMDGRYWTARGQLNYSGTFGKHEIVALAGMEFRETLYSGTRSLMLGYDDQLQNAATQTVDFGALSQMETSPSYQANAGTGFQAKQLVYRPYFDGSMSPIVEQHHRYASGYANFTYTYDGKYNVFGSFRKDYADVYGLNVKLRGRPLWSAGAAWNISEESFLSAAKWINALKLRFSYGVTGNIYQGATSYMTATSTGLNLLTGQPYGRIESPANPNLKWEQTRTVNLGADFSLVDNRFRGSLDYYRKKGMDLFSYKTLDPTTGFNSMFVNSADMVNHGVELTFSGDWIRENSREDFGWSSTLTLSVNHNKITNVDNPAIQAYQRFSNPYVVGYPTSAIWSYRFAGISDKEGSLGQTLWYGRVDEETGEPAIEHTAQGAPVDILVYSGQKDPVVIAGLDNRFVWNGFSLSVMLAYYGGHKMRALVEDEVMGLGNRSTLPGYFANAWTPDNKTNTPGIGRYSSTAHGNEPLNSDISVRNASFIKIRNIVLGYELPERWVKAIGASRANLQFQINDLPPIWTGFRPHDEMPYYSRKAIFDPETGGVPLRSSYVLGVHINF; from the coding sequence ATGTCTAGCAAAAGTTTCAGAGACACGCTCTTGAAATGGGTTTTTCTTGTCGTGTCTTTGTCAGCCTTTCCTTATCTCGCTCTGGCTCAGAATGCCGGACGCAACGGGGCCGTTACACTGAAAGGCACAGTTTCTGACCAGGACGGCCAACCAATCCCGGGGGCAACAATCCAGAACTTGACCGAAAAGAGTTATACTACGTCTGATTCGGACGGAAAATATACCCTCTATGTCAAGGACGCCTCCAGCGCTGTCATCGAATTCTCGTTCATAGGAATGGATACCGTCACTGAAGAACTGGCAGGACGTCAGGTTCTCGATGTCACGATGTCCGACAGCCAGCTCTTCCTTAACGAAGCCGTGGTCACGGGTTATCAGGAAATCCAGCTGAAGAAAGTTACAGGCGCGATCTCAAGCGTCTCGTCCAAGGCAATCGAGGAGCGTTACAGCCCGTCCATAGTCCAGAATCTCGAAGGCCGGGTTGCAGGTCTCTCCACATACGGCGGCAAACTTACCATCCGCGGAGTCAGCTCCATGTACGCTGAAGCCAGCCCGCTGCTTGTAGTGGACGGTCTTCCAATAGAAGGGGATATCGACGACCTGAATCCTTATGATATCGAGAGCATCAATGTCCTCAAGGACGCCGCCGCTGCGGCTATCTATGGAGCCAGGGCGTCAAACGGTATCATTGTGATCACTACCAAGAACGCCCGCGAAAAGGGTAAGGTCGAGGTCGATTTCTCATATAACCTGACCCTTTACCAGAAGTATAATCTCGACTACGGCGCCAATTTCTATCTCGATCCGGCGCAGCAGGTAAAGGTCGAAAGGGATTATTACGACTACTATTTCTTCAACAATGACGGAGAGGTCAGCGATCCGATAGGCTCAGCTTCGCAGAGCATCAACCTGTTCGACACCAGGGTTTCTCCGATCGAATATGCATATTATATGCAGGCGACGGGAGAATGGACCCCAGAGCAGGTCGACGAACTCTGTAACCGTCTCTCCAGGAACAATTTCGCGAAGGATTATGCAGACGCGGTATATCGCCGCCAGCTCGTCCAGCAGTACAACCTCGCCCTGCGCAGCCGCAACGACAAGTCTTCCAACAGCATCGTGCTGAACTACAGGGGCGACAATTCCGGAGTCATCAATGCATTCGACCGTCAGATCTCGGTCGACTATAAGGGATCATACGATGTCGCCCCTTGGCTGACCGCATCCCTGGCCGTCAACGGAATCTACGGCCGTCAGCGCGAGAAAGGCTACAATTATACAGGTTCATACTCATCTCCATGGTCATATCCGGCCTATGAGTCCCTCTATAATGAGGACGGTTCCGTGCGTCTTCTCGGTACCAACCTCTACCGTGACACAACGGAAGGAGGCCTCTATAAGGAACTCGGAGTAAACCTTGTCGACGAATACTACAACAACGTGCAGAATACCTCACGCCAGTATATGCGTTATCACGGCGATCTCCTTTTCAGGATTGTGAAAGGTCTCACTGCCAACGCCCAGCTGGTATATGAGACAGACCACCGTACCGTGGACTGGTATGCCAATCAGGAAAGCAATGTCGCCAGGACAATCTATAATGCCTACAAGGAAATCACCCCTGACGGTTCGGTGATCTACCATACTCCTGAGACCGGAGGCCTCCGCTCGGCCACCAACATGGACGGACGCTACTGGACGGCCCGCGGGCAGCTCAATTATTCCGGAACATTCGGCAAGCACGAAATCGTCGCCCTCGCCGGTATGGAGTTCAGGGAAACCCTTTATTCCGGTACTCGCAGCCTCATGCTCGGCTATGATGACCAGCTCCAGAATGCCGCTACCCAGACTGTCGATTTCGGCGCTCTCAGCCAGATGGAGACGAGTCCTTCCTATCAGGCCAACGCCGGAACGGGATTCCAGGCCAAGCAGCTTGTCTACAGGCCATATTTCGACGGAAGCATGAGTCCTATAGTAGAGCAGCATCACCGCTATGCTTCGGGCTATGCCAACTTTACCTACACATACGACGGCAAGTACAACGTGTTCGGCTCGTTCCGTAAGGACTATGCCGACGTATATGGACTTAACGTCAAATTGCGCGGACGTCCGCTATGGTCGGCCGGCGCTGCATGGAACATCAGTGAAGAAAGCTTCCTCTCGGCGGCGAAGTGGATCAACGCTCTCAAGTTGCGTTTCAGCTACGGAGTCACAGGCAATATCTACCAGGGCGCAACCAGCTATATGACTGCCACCAGCACCGGGCTGAACTTGCTTACAGGCCAGCCTTATGGAAGAATCGAAAGCCCTGCCAACCCTAACCTCAAGTGGGAGCAGACGCGCACTGTCAACCTCGGTGCGGATTTCTCCCTGGTCGACAACCGTTTCCGCGGTTCTCTCGATTATTACCGCAAGAAGGGAATGGACCTGTTCTCCTACAAGACTCTTGATCCTACGACTGGCTTCAACAGCATGTTCGTCAATTCCGCAGACATGGTCAATCACGGAGTCGAACTGACTTTCTCCGGCGACTGGATAAGGGAGAACAGCCGCGAGGACTTCGGATGGAGCAGCACCCTGACCCTTTCCGTCAACCATAACAAGATCACAAACGTCGACAATCCTGCCATCCAGGCTTATCAGAGATTCAGCAATCCATACGTTGTCGGATATCCTACCAGCGCAATCTGGAGTTACCGTTTTGCCGGAATCAGCGACAAGGAAGGATCGCTCGGCCAGACCCTCTGGTATGGCCGTGTAGACGAGGAGACAGGGGAGCCTGCTATAGAGCATACAGCCCAGGGAGCTCCGGTCGACATACTGGTATATTCCGGTCAGAAGGACCCTGTGGTCATCGCCGGACTTGACAACCGCTTCGTGTGGAACGGCTTCAGCCTGAGCGTGATGCTGGCATACTACGGAGGCCATAAGATGCGCGCCCTCGTCGAGGACGAAGTCATGGGCCTCGGAAACAGGTCGACGCTCCCGGGATATTTCGCGAATGCATGGACCCCGGACAACAAGACAAACACTCCGGGTATCGGGCGTTATTCCAGCACTGCCCATGGCAACGAGCCTCTCAACAGCGATATCTCTGTAAGGAATGCCTCGTTCATCAAGATCCGAAACATCGTACTCGGGTATGAGCTTCCTGAAAGATGGGTGAAGGCGATAGGGGCGTCCCGCGCCAACCTGCAGTTCCAGATCAATGACCTGCCTCCTATATGGACTGGATTCCGTCCTCACGACGAGATGCCATACTATAGCCGCAAGGCGATATTCGATCCGGAGACCGGAGGCGTTCCTCTGCGCAGCTCTTATGTCTTAGGTGTTCACATCAATTTCTAA